A single genomic interval of Corylus avellana chromosome ca10, CavTom2PMs-1.0 harbors:
- the LOC132164743 gene encoding uncharacterized protein LOC132164743 produces MEDVITEIPPPSRFFQEDLNNFTPPSPPLPSPFLVFSNPKPDEPLRPSFLIVAISSPSLYVFHHLSTKSLIGSLVLPEISFAGNSSEPSLGDKSCNIYTLNVGDDSIILISVPCSIAAERSHIVAKLLIADKIIPQRVLILDSVQSRNFRGKLSPDEAFAFKLETSSERNGLGEGNGGSSLLKGIDYFPSGSVIDGLAAALLGRCQMKNIKGTLCVSWPEFGGAVMSLVKSILRRSVLPCLDLKMSGDGKDECLRFNWTKGHPLDSELYT; encoded by the coding sequence ATGGAAGATGTCATAACTGAGATTCCCCCACCTTCAAGGTTCTTTCAGGAAGATCTCAATAACTTTACTCCTCCATCACCACCTCTTCCATCTCCCTTCCTCGTTTTTTCTAATCCTAAACCTGATGAACCTCTTCGTCCCTCTTTCCTCATCGTCGCCATATCTTCCCCATCTCTTTATGTTTTCCACCATCTATCCACTAAATCTCTAATTGGAAGTCTCGTCCTACCTGAGATCTCTTTCGCTGGAAACTCGAGTGAACCCTCTCTTGGAGATAAATCCTGCAACATCTACACCCTCAATGTTGGTGATGATTCAATTATCCTCATCTCTGTTCCGTGCTCCATTGCAGCGGAGAGATCTCACATTGTTGCAAAGTTGCTGATTGCTGATAAAATTATTCCTCAGAGGGTTCTGATATTGGATTCAGTTCAGAGTCGAAATTTTCGTGGTAAGCTGTCACCGGATGAGGCATTTGCTTTCAAGCTGGAGACGTCATCAGAAAGAAATGGGTTGGGTGAGGGTAATGGAGGTTCATCATTGTTAAAGGGTATAGACTACTTTCCATCAGGAAGTGTTATAGATGGGTTGGCAGCTGCTTTGCTAGGTCGATGCCAGATGAAGAATATCAAGGGAACTTTGTGTGTTTCTTGGCCTGAATTTGGTGGGGCTGTGATGTCCCTGGTTAAATCTATACTACGCAGGAGTGTTTTGCCGTGCTTGGACTTGAAAATGAGTGGTGATGGTAAGGATGAATGTTTAAGATTCAACTGGACCAAGGGTCATCCTTTAGATTCTGAGTTGTATACCTGA